Proteins encoded within one genomic window of Bombus pyrosoma isolate SC7728 linkage group LG13, ASM1482585v1, whole genome shotgun sequence:
- the LOC122574259 gene encoding unconventional myosin-Va isoform X1, whose translation MTTRELYVKGGKVWVPHPEKVWEGAVLLEDYKLKQRTLKVHTDDSNQTKVLEIKSDSDLPPLRNPDILIGENNLTSLSFLHEPAVLYNLQIRFQRHCIYTYCGIVLVAFNPYNELPIYGNDTIWAYRGQAMGDLEPHIFAVAEEAYTKLEREGHDQSIIVSGESGAGKTVSAKYTMRYFATVGGSTTETQVEKKVLASLPIMEAIGNAKTTRNDNSSRFGKFIEIQFNKHYHITGASMRTYLLEKSRVVFQTYEERNYHIFYQMCAAAARLPHLHLSHQNKFHYLNQGNDPLIDGVDDLMCFDETISALTMLGFSSKQQDDMLRILAAIMHLGNVNIGNADNQNSSNENDTETSYIHSSDKHLLMMCELLGTDVNAMRKWLCHRKIVSMREVFLKPMNVEQAIGARDALAKHIYAELFNWIVAGINNSLHSQNKPQCFIGVLDIYGFETFEVNSFEQFCINYANEKLQQQFNQHVFKLEQEEYFKEEIEWTFIDFYDNQPCIDLIETKLGILDLLDEECRMPKGSDSSWADKLYSKCGKSKHFEKPRFGTSAFLIHHFADRVQYETTGFLEKNRDTVIEEQVDVLRNGDNKLLKKLFSEEDPKLMVPSNVRLKVSAQKPALNSPKQNKKTVGSQFRDSLNMLMSTLNATTPHYVRCIKPNDTKEAFEYNPIRAMQQLRACGVLETIRISAAGFPSQRTYNEFFLRYRSLCKFKDIRRDDLKETCRRILGRYIKDEDKFKFGKTKVLFRAGQVAYLEKLRAERQRDACVMIQKTVRGLICRSRYKKIRCAVLGLQRYGRGYIARQKAQAVREERAATKIQARVKGWLKRRRYLQIKRTILGIQTYGRGKLARQKYERMKDNAAAIVIQRFTRGYLVRMACKKKLRDIITVQSCVRRHMARKEFKRLKAEARSVEHVKSLNKGLEKKIMTLQQKITELMKENQVLKNVQNEVIDLKHKLEGLKSVDAENKKLNAILIEKAKELEKIQDIVKAERDEKMDILQDKERNTQEKEQENMELLGEIEKLRKELSVANEKLKNNQRGAEENLKYRLEQEKDLLLLDQDQDRGAYQKLLKEYHELEQRTEMLEQKLAMHAPAHSRSLSNASSSSGQIVSTELPQDDQNIDLGYGSVRSTASSSTPYSRLETIDWNQQRSDSPPDGEVQSNKSPAETNGPTHAPVDIGLVLKLQQKLKDVEKEKGRLIRMVEDLERDSPEETSRMQDTFRLQELEMENAQLKKDLGSLRKSVSSTGLTGAQQNLMGQFDALQEELERRREECIQLHSVLADNTRRMKSLGSNYGRDVDIINEDGELVLAFETQKKINSRLKTKRKASREQLEDELQMKEKGWRAQRDEWRAEIDRLQEEIEKQQKLLSVNLSKSPQTQTEAYMQHEIARLTSENLELQEKYDKIAEECRKFKRQCKILAKRLRDAGYEGDDTKEHKDRPHMSRGAVPDTAESVSDSAIMSSNSQSGDNGSNLPVIRKKERDYEGMFEFRKEDINIIIRHLVFELKPRIAVTLLPGLPAYILFMCIRHTDCVNDDEKVRLLLTAYLNAVKRVVKKREDFDCSVLWFSNTLRLLHNMKQYSGDKPFQIENTPRQNEQCLRNFDLSEYRLVLSNVALWIFNNIVTNLKERIQALTVPALLEHEAISGLDSNKLGRPRSSSMGEEPESTQQKLNKLLDELTLVYKTLQYHGVDPEIVVQLFKQLFYFMCASALNNLLLRNELCHWTKGMQIRYNLSHLEQWGRDRRLEAASEVLQPIVQAAQLLQARKTDEDVNSVCEMCNKLTANQIVKILNLYTPADDFETRVPVSFIKKVQEKLSERGENNEQLLMDLMYSYTVRLPFNPSDIRLEDIEIPEVLHLPMLKKV comes from the exons GGTGGTAAGGTATGGGTGCCGCACCCAGAAAAGGTTTGGGAAGGCGCGGTGCTTCTGGaagattacaaattaaaacaGCGAACCTTGAAGGTTCATACGGACGATTCCAATCAGACGAAGGTCTTAGAGATCAAATCAGATTCCGATTTACCACCGTTAAGAAATCCTGATATACTTATAGGGGAGAATAACTTGACATCGTTGTCGTTTCTTCACGAGCCAGCTGTTCTGTACAATCTACAGATTCGTTTTCAACGACACTGTATTTACACTTATTGCGGTATCGTTTTGGTTGCGTTTAACCCATACAATGAACTTCCAATTTATGGCAACGACACGATATGGGCGTACAGGGGTCAGGCGATGGGCGATTTGGAACCTCATATATTCGCCGTCGCTGAGGAAGCGTACACCAAGCTGGAAAG GGAAGGTCACGACCAATCTATTATCGTTTCTGGAGAATCCGGCGCTGGAAAGACTGTGTCTGCAAAATATACGATGCGATATTTCGCTACCGTCGGTGGTTCAACGACCGAGACGCAGGTCGAGAAGAAAGTCCTTGCCTCTCTACCGATCATGGAAGCTATCGGTAATGCAAAGACAACGAGAAACGATAATTCCTCGAGATTCGGGAAGTTTATCGAGATTCAATTTAACAAACACTACCACATCACCGGGGCCAGTATGAGAACTTATCTTCTGGAAAAGTCAAGAGTCGTGTTTCag ACATACGAGGAAAGgaattatcatatattttatcaaatgtgCGCAGCCGCAGCGCGTCTACCTCATTTGCATTTGAGCCACCAGAATAAGTTTCACTATCTAAATCAAGGAAATGATCCCTTGATAGACGGCGTGGATGACTTGATGTGTTTCGATGAGACGATAAGCGCGCTCACCATGCTTGGATTCTCGTCCAAGCAGCAGGACGACATGCTTCGTATTTTAGCAGCTATTATGCATTTGGGAAACGTGAATATAGGGAATGCCGATAACCAAAATTCGAGCAATGAAAACGACACCGAAACCAGTTACATTCat TCGTCAGATAAACATCTGTTGATGATGTGCGAGTTGTTGGGCACCGACGTAAACGCGATGCGAAAATGGCTGTGCCATAGGAAAATCGTGTCGATGAGGGAAGTATTCTTGAAACCAATGAACGTGGAACAAGCGATTGGTGCTAGAGACGCACTGGCCAAACATATTTACGCGGAATTGTTCAACTGGATCGTAGCTGGTATCAATAACTCCCTGCATTCTCAAAACAAACCGCAGTGTTTCATCGGTGTCCTGGATATTTACGGTTTCGAGACGTTCGAGGTCAATTCTTTCGAACAGTTTTGCATAAATTACGCGAACGAGAAGCTTCAACAACAATTCAATCAGCACGTCTTCAAGTTAGAACAGGAGGAGTATTTTAAGGAGGAGATCGAATGGACTTTCATAGACTTCTATGACAATCAACCTTGTATCGATCTCATCGAAACGAAACTGGGTATCCTCGATTTGTTGGACGAGGAATGTAGG ATGCCGAAAGGTTCGGATAGTTCATGGGCGGATAAACTTTACTCGAAATGTGGAAAATCGAAACACTTTGAAAAACCACGATTCGGAACTTCTGCCTTCTTGATTCACCATTTCGCCGACCGGGTGCAATACGAAACGACtggatttttagaaaaaaacaGAGACACCGTTATCGAGGAACAGGTTGACGTACTGCGAAACGGAGAC AATAAGTTATTGAAGAAGTTATTCAGCGAAGAGGATCCGAAGCTTATGGTACCATCGAACGTGAGACTGAAAGTATCGGCTCAAAAGCCAGCATTAAATTCGCCTAAGCAAAATAAGAAAACG GTAGGTTCGCAATTTCGCGACTCCTTGAATATGTTGATGTCTACGTTAAACGCAACTACACCGCATTACGTGCGCTGTATCAAACCAAACGATACCAAGGAAGCGTTTGAATACAACCCAATTCGTGCGATGCAACAATTACGGGCTTGCGGTGTTCTAGAGACGATTAGAATATCCGCCGCTGGATTTCCCAGTCAAAGAACATACAACGAATTCTTTCTCAGATACAGGAGCCTCTGTAAATTCAAGGATATTCGACGCGACGACCTCAAAGAAACCTGTCGGCGAATATTGGGCAG GTATATCAAAGacgaagataaatttaaattcggCAAGACGAAGGTTCTTTTTCGTGCTGGTCAAGTAGCTTATCTAGAGAAGCTACGAGCTGAACGACAGCGAGATGCTTGTGTTATGATCCAAAAAACGGTGCGCGGCCTGATATGCCGTAGTAGGTATAAGAAGATTCGATGCGCTGTGCTTGGCCTTCAAAGATACGGAAGAGGATACATCGCTAGGCAGAAAGCTCAGGCTGTGAGGGAAGAAAGGGCCGCGACGAAAATTCAAGCTCGTGTCAAAGGTTGGCTGAAGAGGCGTCGATATCTCCAGATAAAGCGCACAATTCTCGGTATTCAGACGTACGGCAGGGGAAAACTGGCGCGGCAGAAATACGAACGGATGAAAGACAATGCGGCAGCGATTGTAATTCAAAGATTCACCAGGGGTTACCTTGTTCGAATGGCGTGCaagaaaaaattaagagaTATTATAACCGTTCAGTCCTGCGTCAGAAGGCATATGGCGAGGAAAGAGTTTAAGAGATTGAAAGCTGAAGCGAGAAGCGTGGAACACGTGAAATCTCTGAACAAGGGATTAGAGAAGAAGATCATGACCTTGCAGCAAAAGATCACCGAACTT ATGAAAGAGAATCAGGTATTGAAGAACGTTCAGAACGAGGTGATAGACTTGAAACACAAATTAGAAGGATTGAAATCCGTAGACGCGgagaataagaaattaaatgcTATACTAATAGAGAAAGcgaaagaattagaaaagatTCAGGATATCGTGAAAGCTGAACGAGACGAAAAAATGGATATTTTACAG gacaaggaaagaaatacacaagagaaagaacaagaaaatatGGAGCTTCTGggtgaaattgaaaagttgCGAAAGGAACTTTCGGTAGCTAATGAGAAGTTGAAGAACAACCAACGCGGTGCTGAAGAGAACTTGAAGTATCGTTTAGAACAGGAAAAAGATCTTCTCCTGCTGGATCAGGACCAGGATCGTGGCGCCTatcagaaattattgaaagagTATCACGAGTTAGAGCAACGTACAGAAATGTTAGAACAGAAACTCGCCATGCATGCTCCTGCACACTCGCGTTCTCTTAGCAATGCTTCCAGCAGCAGCGGGCAAATCGTGTCTACGGAACTTCCGCAAGATGACCagaatatc GATTTGGGTTACGGTTCGGTAAGATCGACTGCTTCTTCCTCGACTCCTTACTCACGGCTGGAAACGATTGACTGGAATCAGCAAAGGTCGGATAGCCCACCCGATGGAGAGGTCCAATCGAATAAATCACCTGCCGAGACGAATGGTCCGACACACGCGCCAGTAGATATTGGATTAGTGTTGAAGCTTCAACAGAAATTAAAGGATgttgagaaagagaaaggacgATTAATCAGAATGGTGGAAGATTTAGAACGTGATAGTCCCGAAGAAACTTCGAGGATGCAAGATACATTTAGG CTTCAAGAAttggaaatggaaaatgcTCAGTTAAAGAAAGATTTAGGTTCTTTAAGAAAAAGCGTTTCCTCAACAGGTCTAACTGGTGCCCAGCAGAATCTCATGg gacaattcgatgcgcttcaAGAAGAGCTTGAGAGAAGACGAGAAGAATGCATTCAACTGCATAGCGTGTTGGCTGATAATACACGAAGAATGAAGAGCTTAGGCTCGAATTATGGCCGCGATGTGGACATTATAAACGAAGACGGCGAATTAGTACTCGCCTTTGAAACACAGAAAAAGATCAACAG TAGACTTAAGACAAAGCGAAAGGCCTCAAGAGA GCAATTAGAAGACGAGCTTCAAATGAAGGAGAAAGGGTGGCGGGCACAGAGGGATGAATGGCGAGCGGAAATCGATAGGTTACAGGAGGAAATTGAGAAGCAGCAGAAGTTACTATCCGTGAATTTGAGCAAATCGCCGCAGACGCAGACTGAGGCATATATGCAACACGAAATTGCCAGGCTAACGTCTGAAAATTTG GAATTgcaagaaaaatacgataaaatagcAGAAGAATGTAGGAAGTTTAAGAGGCAATGCAAGATACTTGCGAAACGTCTGAGGGATGCAGGCT ATGAGGGAGACGATACTAAGGAACATAAGGACCGCCCTCATATGTCAAGGGGCGCCG tGCCAGATACTGCAGAATCTGTAAGCGATTCTGCGATAATGTCTTCCAATAGTCAGTCGGGAGATAATGGAAGTAATTTGCCAGTTATccggaagaaagaaagagattatGAGGGCATGTTCGAGTTTAGAAAAGAAGATATCAACATAATAATACGTCATCTCGTTTTCG aGTTAAAACCTAGAATCGCGGTGACATTACTTCCTGGTCTGCCAgcttatattctttttatgtgTATAAGGCATACAGACTGTGTAAACGACGATGAAAAAGTGAGATTGTTATTAACGGCATATCTCAATGCTGTGAAACGTGTAGTCAAGAAACGCGAGGACTTTGATTGTAGCGTACTCTGGTTCAGTAACACCTTGAGATTGTTGCATAATATGAAACAGTATTCGGGAGACAAACCTTTCCAAATCGAAAACACACCAAGGCAAAATGAGCAATGCCTTAGAAATTTCGATTTAAGCGAGTATCGCCTTGTATTGAGCAACGTGGCGCTTTggattttcaataatatcgtAACGAACCTTAAAGAAAGGATTCAAGCTCTGACTGTTCCTGCTCTTCTCGAACACGAAGCTATATCAGGCTTGGATTCTAACAAACTCGGTCGACCACGATCATCCTCTATGGGAGAAGAGCCAGAATCAACTCAACAAAAACTTAATAAACTTCTGGATGAACTTACTTTAGTGTATAAAACTCTTCAGTATCACGGTGTTGATCCCGAGATTGTCGTGCAACTTTTCAAACAACTGTTTTACTTCATGTGCGCTAGTGCTCTGAATAATTTGCTTCTCAGGAATGAACTTTGTCACTGGACGAAGGGCATGCAAATAAG ATATAATTTAAGCCATTTGGAGCAATGGGGACGAGATCGAAGATTAGAAGCAGCATCCGAAGTGCTTCAGCCAATTGTACAAGCAGCACAGCTTTTGCAAGCTCGTAAAACAGACGAAGACGTAAATTCTGTGTGCGAAATGTGCAACAAATTAACCGCGAATCAAATAgtgaaaattctaaatttgtATACACCAGCTGACGACTTTGAAACGCGCGTGCCAGTTTCGTTCATCAAGAAGGTACAGGAAAAATTGAGTGAACGTGGTGAGAACAACGAACAG CTGTTAATGGATCTTATGTATTCATACACAGTAAGATTACCATTCAATCCATCGGATATTCGACTAGAGGATATCGAAATACCAGAAGTACTTCATTTACCCATGCTCAAAAAGGTGTAA
- the LOC122574259 gene encoding unconventional myosin-Va isoform X2 produces the protein MTTRELYVKGGKVWVPHPEKVWEGAVLLEDYKLKQRTLKVHTDDSNQTKVLEIKSDSDLPPLRNPDILIGENNLTSLSFLHEPAVLYNLQIRFQRHCIYTYCGIVLVAFNPYNELPIYGNDTIWAYRGQAMGDLEPHIFAVAEEAYTKLEREGHDQSIIVSGESGAGKTVSAKYTMRYFATVGGSTTETQVEKKVLASLPIMEAIGNAKTTRNDNSSRFGKFIEIQFNKHYHITGASMRTYLLEKSRVVFQTYEERNYHIFYQMCAAAARLPHLHLSHQNKFHYLNQGNDPLIDGVDDLMCFDETISALTMLGFSSKQQDDMLRILAAIMHLGNVNIGNADNQNSSNENDTETSYIHSSDKHLLMMCELLGTDVNAMRKWLCHRKIVSMREVFLKPMNVEQAIGARDALAKHIYAELFNWIVAGINNSLHSQNKPQCFIGVLDIYGFETFEVNSFEQFCINYANEKLQQQFNQHVFKLEQEEYFKEEIEWTFIDFYDNQPCIDLIETKLGILDLLDEECRMPKGSDSSWADKLYSKCGKSKHFEKPRFGTSAFLIHHFADRVQYETTGFLEKNRDTVIEEQVDVLRNGDNKLLKKLFSEEDPKLMVPSNVRLKVSAQKPALNSPKQNKKTVGSQFRDSLNMLMSTLNATTPHYVRCIKPNDTKEAFEYNPIRAMQQLRACGVLETIRISAAGFPSQRTYNEFFLRYRSLCKFKDIRRDDLKETCRRILGRYIKDEDKFKFGKTKVLFRAGQVAYLEKLRAERQRDACVMIQKTVRGLICRSRYKKIRCAVLGLQRYGRGYIARQKAQAVREERAATKIQARVKGWLKRRRYLQIKRTILGIQTYGRGKLARQKYERMKDNAAAIVIQRFTRGYLVRMACKKKLRDIITVQSCVRRHMARKEFKRLKAEARSVEHVKSLNKGLEKKIMTLQQKITELMKENQVLKNVQNEVIDLKHKLEGLKSVDAENKKLNAILIEKAKELEKIQDIVKAERDEKMDILQDKERNTQEKEQENMELLGEIEKLRKELSVANEKLKNNQRGAEENLKYRLEQEKDLLLLDQDQDRGAYQKLLKEYHELEQRTEMLEQKLAMHAPAHSRSLSNASSSSGQIVSTELPQDDQNIDLGYGSVRSTASSSTPYSRLETIDWNQQRSDSPPDGEVQSNKSPAETNGPTHAPVDIGLVLKLQQKLKDVEKEKGRLIRMVEDLERDSPEETSRMQDTFRLQELEMENAQLKKDLGSLRKSVSSTGLTGAQQNLMGQFDALQEELERRREECIQLHSVLADNTRRMKSLGSNYGRDVDIINEDGELVLAFETQKKINRQLEDELQMKEKGWRAQRDEWRAEIDRLQEEIEKQQKLLSVNLSKSPQTQTEAYMQHEIARLTSENLELQEKYDKIAEECRKFKRQCKILAKRLRDAGYEGDDTKEHKDRPHMSRGAVPDTAESVSDSAIMSSNSQSGDNGSNLPVIRKKERDYEGMFEFRKEDINIIIRHLVFELKPRIAVTLLPGLPAYILFMCIRHTDCVNDDEKVRLLLTAYLNAVKRVVKKREDFDCSVLWFSNTLRLLHNMKQYSGDKPFQIENTPRQNEQCLRNFDLSEYRLVLSNVALWIFNNIVTNLKERIQALTVPALLEHEAISGLDSNKLGRPRSSSMGEEPESTQQKLNKLLDELTLVYKTLQYHGVDPEIVVQLFKQLFYFMCASALNNLLLRNELCHWTKGMQIRYNLSHLEQWGRDRRLEAASEVLQPIVQAAQLLQARKTDEDVNSVCEMCNKLTANQIVKILNLYTPADDFETRVPVSFIKKVQEKLSERGENNEQLLMDLMYSYTVRLPFNPSDIRLEDIEIPEVLHLPMLKKV, from the exons GGTGGTAAGGTATGGGTGCCGCACCCAGAAAAGGTTTGGGAAGGCGCGGTGCTTCTGGaagattacaaattaaaacaGCGAACCTTGAAGGTTCATACGGACGATTCCAATCAGACGAAGGTCTTAGAGATCAAATCAGATTCCGATTTACCACCGTTAAGAAATCCTGATATACTTATAGGGGAGAATAACTTGACATCGTTGTCGTTTCTTCACGAGCCAGCTGTTCTGTACAATCTACAGATTCGTTTTCAACGACACTGTATTTACACTTATTGCGGTATCGTTTTGGTTGCGTTTAACCCATACAATGAACTTCCAATTTATGGCAACGACACGATATGGGCGTACAGGGGTCAGGCGATGGGCGATTTGGAACCTCATATATTCGCCGTCGCTGAGGAAGCGTACACCAAGCTGGAAAG GGAAGGTCACGACCAATCTATTATCGTTTCTGGAGAATCCGGCGCTGGAAAGACTGTGTCTGCAAAATATACGATGCGATATTTCGCTACCGTCGGTGGTTCAACGACCGAGACGCAGGTCGAGAAGAAAGTCCTTGCCTCTCTACCGATCATGGAAGCTATCGGTAATGCAAAGACAACGAGAAACGATAATTCCTCGAGATTCGGGAAGTTTATCGAGATTCAATTTAACAAACACTACCACATCACCGGGGCCAGTATGAGAACTTATCTTCTGGAAAAGTCAAGAGTCGTGTTTCag ACATACGAGGAAAGgaattatcatatattttatcaaatgtgCGCAGCCGCAGCGCGTCTACCTCATTTGCATTTGAGCCACCAGAATAAGTTTCACTATCTAAATCAAGGAAATGATCCCTTGATAGACGGCGTGGATGACTTGATGTGTTTCGATGAGACGATAAGCGCGCTCACCATGCTTGGATTCTCGTCCAAGCAGCAGGACGACATGCTTCGTATTTTAGCAGCTATTATGCATTTGGGAAACGTGAATATAGGGAATGCCGATAACCAAAATTCGAGCAATGAAAACGACACCGAAACCAGTTACATTCat TCGTCAGATAAACATCTGTTGATGATGTGCGAGTTGTTGGGCACCGACGTAAACGCGATGCGAAAATGGCTGTGCCATAGGAAAATCGTGTCGATGAGGGAAGTATTCTTGAAACCAATGAACGTGGAACAAGCGATTGGTGCTAGAGACGCACTGGCCAAACATATTTACGCGGAATTGTTCAACTGGATCGTAGCTGGTATCAATAACTCCCTGCATTCTCAAAACAAACCGCAGTGTTTCATCGGTGTCCTGGATATTTACGGTTTCGAGACGTTCGAGGTCAATTCTTTCGAACAGTTTTGCATAAATTACGCGAACGAGAAGCTTCAACAACAATTCAATCAGCACGTCTTCAAGTTAGAACAGGAGGAGTATTTTAAGGAGGAGATCGAATGGACTTTCATAGACTTCTATGACAATCAACCTTGTATCGATCTCATCGAAACGAAACTGGGTATCCTCGATTTGTTGGACGAGGAATGTAGG ATGCCGAAAGGTTCGGATAGTTCATGGGCGGATAAACTTTACTCGAAATGTGGAAAATCGAAACACTTTGAAAAACCACGATTCGGAACTTCTGCCTTCTTGATTCACCATTTCGCCGACCGGGTGCAATACGAAACGACtggatttttagaaaaaaacaGAGACACCGTTATCGAGGAACAGGTTGACGTACTGCGAAACGGAGAC AATAAGTTATTGAAGAAGTTATTCAGCGAAGAGGATCCGAAGCTTATGGTACCATCGAACGTGAGACTGAAAGTATCGGCTCAAAAGCCAGCATTAAATTCGCCTAAGCAAAATAAGAAAACG GTAGGTTCGCAATTTCGCGACTCCTTGAATATGTTGATGTCTACGTTAAACGCAACTACACCGCATTACGTGCGCTGTATCAAACCAAACGATACCAAGGAAGCGTTTGAATACAACCCAATTCGTGCGATGCAACAATTACGGGCTTGCGGTGTTCTAGAGACGATTAGAATATCCGCCGCTGGATTTCCCAGTCAAAGAACATACAACGAATTCTTTCTCAGATACAGGAGCCTCTGTAAATTCAAGGATATTCGACGCGACGACCTCAAAGAAACCTGTCGGCGAATATTGGGCAG GTATATCAAAGacgaagataaatttaaattcggCAAGACGAAGGTTCTTTTTCGTGCTGGTCAAGTAGCTTATCTAGAGAAGCTACGAGCTGAACGACAGCGAGATGCTTGTGTTATGATCCAAAAAACGGTGCGCGGCCTGATATGCCGTAGTAGGTATAAGAAGATTCGATGCGCTGTGCTTGGCCTTCAAAGATACGGAAGAGGATACATCGCTAGGCAGAAAGCTCAGGCTGTGAGGGAAGAAAGGGCCGCGACGAAAATTCAAGCTCGTGTCAAAGGTTGGCTGAAGAGGCGTCGATATCTCCAGATAAAGCGCACAATTCTCGGTATTCAGACGTACGGCAGGGGAAAACTGGCGCGGCAGAAATACGAACGGATGAAAGACAATGCGGCAGCGATTGTAATTCAAAGATTCACCAGGGGTTACCTTGTTCGAATGGCGTGCaagaaaaaattaagagaTATTATAACCGTTCAGTCCTGCGTCAGAAGGCATATGGCGAGGAAAGAGTTTAAGAGATTGAAAGCTGAAGCGAGAAGCGTGGAACACGTGAAATCTCTGAACAAGGGATTAGAGAAGAAGATCATGACCTTGCAGCAAAAGATCACCGAACTT ATGAAAGAGAATCAGGTATTGAAGAACGTTCAGAACGAGGTGATAGACTTGAAACACAAATTAGAAGGATTGAAATCCGTAGACGCGgagaataagaaattaaatgcTATACTAATAGAGAAAGcgaaagaattagaaaagatTCAGGATATCGTGAAAGCTGAACGAGACGAAAAAATGGATATTTTACAG gacaaggaaagaaatacacaagagaaagaacaagaaaatatGGAGCTTCTGggtgaaattgaaaagttgCGAAAGGAACTTTCGGTAGCTAATGAGAAGTTGAAGAACAACCAACGCGGTGCTGAAGAGAACTTGAAGTATCGTTTAGAACAGGAAAAAGATCTTCTCCTGCTGGATCAGGACCAGGATCGTGGCGCCTatcagaaattattgaaagagTATCACGAGTTAGAGCAACGTACAGAAATGTTAGAACAGAAACTCGCCATGCATGCTCCTGCACACTCGCGTTCTCTTAGCAATGCTTCCAGCAGCAGCGGGCAAATCGTGTCTACGGAACTTCCGCAAGATGACCagaatatc GATTTGGGTTACGGTTCGGTAAGATCGACTGCTTCTTCCTCGACTCCTTACTCACGGCTGGAAACGATTGACTGGAATCAGCAAAGGTCGGATAGCCCACCCGATGGAGAGGTCCAATCGAATAAATCACCTGCCGAGACGAATGGTCCGACACACGCGCCAGTAGATATTGGATTAGTGTTGAAGCTTCAACAGAAATTAAAGGATgttgagaaagagaaaggacgATTAATCAGAATGGTGGAAGATTTAGAACGTGATAGTCCCGAAGAAACTTCGAGGATGCAAGATACATTTAGG CTTCAAGAAttggaaatggaaaatgcTCAGTTAAAGAAAGATTTAGGTTCTTTAAGAAAAAGCGTTTCCTCAACAGGTCTAACTGGTGCCCAGCAGAATCTCATGg gacaattcgatgcgcttcaAGAAGAGCTTGAGAGAAGACGAGAAGAATGCATTCAACTGCATAGCGTGTTGGCTGATAATACACGAAGAATGAAGAGCTTAGGCTCGAATTATGGCCGCGATGTGGACATTATAAACGAAGACGGCGAATTAGTACTCGCCTTTGAAACACAGAAAAAGATCAACAG GCAATTAGAAGACGAGCTTCAAATGAAGGAGAAAGGGTGGCGGGCACAGAGGGATGAATGGCGAGCGGAAATCGATAGGTTACAGGAGGAAATTGAGAAGCAGCAGAAGTTACTATCCGTGAATTTGAGCAAATCGCCGCAGACGCAGACTGAGGCATATATGCAACACGAAATTGCCAGGCTAACGTCTGAAAATTTG GAATTgcaagaaaaatacgataaaatagcAGAAGAATGTAGGAAGTTTAAGAGGCAATGCAAGATACTTGCGAAACGTCTGAGGGATGCAGGCT ATGAGGGAGACGATACTAAGGAACATAAGGACCGCCCTCATATGTCAAGGGGCGCCG tGCCAGATACTGCAGAATCTGTAAGCGATTCTGCGATAATGTCTTCCAATAGTCAGTCGGGAGATAATGGAAGTAATTTGCCAGTTATccggaagaaagaaagagattatGAGGGCATGTTCGAGTTTAGAAAAGAAGATATCAACATAATAATACGTCATCTCGTTTTCG aGTTAAAACCTAGAATCGCGGTGACATTACTTCCTGGTCTGCCAgcttatattctttttatgtgTATAAGGCATACAGACTGTGTAAACGACGATGAAAAAGTGAGATTGTTATTAACGGCATATCTCAATGCTGTGAAACGTGTAGTCAAGAAACGCGAGGACTTTGATTGTAGCGTACTCTGGTTCAGTAACACCTTGAGATTGTTGCATAATATGAAACAGTATTCGGGAGACAAACCTTTCCAAATCGAAAACACACCAAGGCAAAATGAGCAATGCCTTAGAAATTTCGATTTAAGCGAGTATCGCCTTGTATTGAGCAACGTGGCGCTTTggattttcaataatatcgtAACGAACCTTAAAGAAAGGATTCAAGCTCTGACTGTTCCTGCTCTTCTCGAACACGAAGCTATATCAGGCTTGGATTCTAACAAACTCGGTCGACCACGATCATCCTCTATGGGAGAAGAGCCAGAATCAACTCAACAAAAACTTAATAAACTTCTGGATGAACTTACTTTAGTGTATAAAACTCTTCAGTATCACGGTGTTGATCCCGAGATTGTCGTGCAACTTTTCAAACAACTGTTTTACTTCATGTGCGCTAGTGCTCTGAATAATTTGCTTCTCAGGAATGAACTTTGTCACTGGACGAAGGGCATGCAAATAAG ATATAATTTAAGCCATTTGGAGCAATGGGGACGAGATCGAAGATTAGAAGCAGCATCCGAAGTGCTTCAGCCAATTGTACAAGCAGCACAGCTTTTGCAAGCTCGTAAAACAGACGAAGACGTAAATTCTGTGTGCGAAATGTGCAACAAATTAACCGCGAATCAAATAgtgaaaattctaaatttgtATACACCAGCTGACGACTTTGAAACGCGCGTGCCAGTTTCGTTCATCAAGAAGGTACAGGAAAAATTGAGTGAACGTGGTGAGAACAACGAACAG CTGTTAATGGATCTTATGTATTCATACACAGTAAGATTACCATTCAATCCATCGGATATTCGACTAGAGGATATCGAAATACCAGAAGTACTTCATTTACCCATGCTCAAAAAGGTGTAA